From the Ciconia boyciana unplaced genomic scaffold, ASM3463844v1 HiC_scaffold_96, whole genome shotgun sequence genome, one window contains:
- the LOC140646000 gene encoding LOW QUALITY PROTEIN: adenosine 5'-monophosphoramidase HINT2-like (The sequence of the model RefSeq protein was modified relative to this genomic sequence to represent the inferred CDS: deleted 1 base in 1 codon), translating into MHQYMLEADRLESSFAEKDVGGLLVDTKVERSVCFGSYFTARQQFWRPRWDSEIRDRTRPTSSPSTPRSDPSAPRGHASAPSPGKHQVDEGGPAKGRGQAKATDETANRDAGSAGGDLAAQWAPRRAWPSGGSAGATTGVVVADEIIGARAARSGGATTVFGKIIGKALPANVIYEDEECLAFHDLSPQAPTLFLVVPKEPIIRLSEAEDSGESLLGHLMIVGKMRAAHLGLTNGFRTVVDEGPEGGQSVCHVHLRILGGRQLGWPPG; encoded by the exons atgcaccagtatatgctggaGGCGGaccggctggaaagcagctttgcagaaaaggacgtGGGGGGgctcctggtggacaccaaagTTGAAC gctctgtgtgttttgggagttattttacagcgaggcaacagttttggcgacccagatgggactcTGAAATTCGAGACCGGACTCGCCCAACgtcttctccctccacccccaggtCGGATCCCTCCGCGCCCCGAGGGCACGCAAGCGCCCCGAGCCCCGGTAAGCACCAGGTCGACGAGGGCGGACCCGCCAAGGGGCGAGGACAAGCGAAAGCGACAGACGAGACAGCCAATCGGGACGCGGGATCGGCCGGCGGCGATCTGGCGGCCCAATGGGCGCCGCGGAGGGCCTGGCCGAGTGGAGGAAGCGCGGGGGCGACAACGGGCGTTGTCGTGGCTGACGAGATTATTGGGGCGCGGGCCGCCCGGTCCGGTGGCGCCACTACTGTCTTCGGAAAGATCATCGGCAAGGCGCTT CCCGCCAACGTCATCTACGAGGACGAGGAG TGCCTTGCGTTCCATGATCTTTCACCCCAAGCTCCGACGCTTTTCCTAGTCGTGCCTAAGGAGCCAATTATCAGGCTATCTGAAGCAGAAGATTCTGGTGAATCT cttcttgggcaTTTAATGATTGTTGGCAAGATGCGTGCTGCTCACCTGGGCCTGACCAATGGGTTCCGGACGGTTGTGGATGAAGGGCCCGAGGGTGGGCAGTCTGTCTGTCACGTACATCTACGTATTCTGGGTGGCCGTCAGTTGGGCTGGCCGCCTGGCTAA